One genomic segment of Bacteroides caccae includes these proteins:
- the fusA gene encoding elongation factor G: MAKQDLHLTRNIGIMAHIDAGKTTTSERILFYTGLTHKIGEVHDGAATMDWMEQEQERGITITSAATTTRWKYAGDTYKINLIDTPGHVDFTAEVERSLRILDGAVAAYCAVGGVEPQSETVWRQADKYNVPRIAYVNKMDRSGADFFEVVRQMKDVLGANPCPIVVPIGAEESFKGLVDLIKMKAIYWHDETMGADYSVEEIPADLVDEANEWRDKMLEKVAEFDDTLMEKYFDDPSTITEEEVLRALRNATVQMAVVPMLCGSSFKNKGVQTLLDYVCAFLPSPLDTENVIGTNPDTGAEEDRKPSDDEKTSALAFKIATDPYVGRLTFFRVYSGKIEAGSYIYNSRSGKKERVSRLFQMHSNKQNPVEVIGAGDIGAGVGFKDIHTGDTLCDETAPIVLESMDFPEPVIGIAVEPKTQKDMDKLSNGLAKLAEEDPTFTVKTDEQTGQTVISGMGELHLDIIIDRLKREFKVECNQGKPQVNYKEAITKTVDLREVYKKQSGGRGKFADIIVKIGPVDEDFKEGGLQFIDEVKGGNIPKEFIPSVQKGFTTAMKNGVLAGYPLDSLKVTLVDGSFHPVDSDQLSFEICAIQAYKNACSKAGPVLMEPIMKLEVVTPEENMGDVIGDLNKRRGQVEGMESSRSGARIVKAMVPLAEMFGYVTALRTITSGRATSSMVYSHHAQVSTSIAKAVLEEVKGRADLL, from the coding sequence ATGGCTAAGCAAGATTTACATTTGACTCGTAATATCGGTATCATGGCTCACATCGATGCCGGAAAGACAACAACTTCTGAACGTATCCTGTTCTACACCGGATTGACTCACAAAATTGGTGAGGTGCATGACGGTGCTGCTACTATGGACTGGATGGAACAGGAACAAGAACGTGGTATTACTATTACATCTGCCGCAACAACTACACGATGGAAGTATGCTGGTGATACTTATAAAATCAACTTGATTGATACTCCGGGGCACGTTGACTTTACCGCAGAGGTAGAACGTTCATTGCGTATTTTGGATGGTGCTGTTGCTGCTTACTGTGCAGTAGGTGGTGTAGAACCGCAATCAGAAACTGTATGGCGCCAGGCTGATAAATATAATGTACCACGTATCGCATACGTAAACAAAATGGACCGTTCCGGTGCTGACTTCTTTGAAGTTGTGCGTCAGATGAAGGACGTTTTGGGTGCTAATCCTTGTCCCATCGTTGTACCTATCGGTGCTGAGGAATCTTTCAAAGGTCTTGTTGACTTGATTAAAATGAAAGCTATCTATTGGCATGACGAAACAATGGGTGCTGATTATAGCGTAGAAGAAATTCCGGCTGACCTTGTTGATGAAGCTAACGAATGGAGAGATAAAATGCTTGAAAAAGTAGCTGAATTTGACGATACTTTGATGGAGAAATATTTCGATGATCCTTCTACTATTACTGAAGAAGAAGTATTGAGAGCTCTTCGTAATGCAACTGTTCAGATGGCTGTTGTTCCGATGCTTTGCGGCTCTTCATTTAAGAACAAGGGGGTTCAGACGTTGCTTGATTATGTCTGTGCTTTCTTGCCTTCTCCATTGGATACGGAAAACGTAATTGGTACAAATCCTGATACGGGTGCTGAAGAAGATCGTAAGCCTAGTGATGACGAAAAGACTTCAGCTTTGGCATTTAAGATCGCCACCGACCCGTATGTAGGGCGTTTGACTTTCTTCCGTGTATACTCAGGTAAGATTGAGGCTGGTTCTTATATCTATAACTCTCGTTCAGGCAAAAAAGAACGTGTTTCTCGTCTGTTTCAGATGCACTCAAACAAGCAGAATCCGGTTGAGGTAATTGGTGCTGGGGATATTGGTGCTGGTGTAGGTTTTAAAGACATTCACACTGGTGATACTTTGTGTGATGAAACTGCTCCGATTGTGCTTGAATCTATGGACTTCCCGGAACCGGTAATTGGTATTGCTGTAGAACCTAAGACTCAGAAAGACATGGATAAATTGTCTAACGGTTTGGCTAAACTGGCTGAAGAAGACCCGACGTTTACAGTGAAAACTGACGAACAAACAGGTCAAACTGTTATTTCTGGTATGGGTGAGCTTCACTTGGATATTATTATTGACCGTTTGAAACGTGAGTTCAAAGTAGAATGCAACCAAGGTAAACCTCAGGTTAACTATAAAGAAGCTATTACTAAAACAGTTGATCTTCGTGAAGTTTATAAGAAACAATCAGGTGGACGTGGTAAGTTTGCTGATATCATTGTTAAGATCGGTCCGGTTGATGAAGACTTCAAAGAAGGTGGGTTGCAGTTTATCGATGAAGTGAAGGGTGGTAATATTCCTAAGGAATTTATCCCGTCAGTTCAGAAAGGTTTCACAACTGCAATGAAAAATGGTGTATTGGCCGGTTATCCGTTGGATTCACTGAAGGTAACTTTGGTTGATGGTTCATTCCACCCAGTTGACTCTGACCAGTTGTCTTTCGAAATCTGTGCTATCCAAGCATATAAGAATGCTTGTTCCAAGGCAGGTCCTGTACTAATGGAACCTATCATGAAGCTGGAAGTTGTGACCCCGGAAGAAAACATGGGTGACGTTATTGGTGACTTGAATAAGCGGCGTGGTCAGGTAGAAGGTATGGAGTCTAGTCGTTCGGGTGCTCGTATCGTGAAGGCAATGGTTCCGTTGGCTGAAATGTTTGGTTATGTAACAGCGTTGCGTACTATCACTTCAGGTCGTGCAACTTCATCAATGGTTTACTCTCATCACGCTCAGGTTTCTACTTCTATTGCTAAGGCTGTATTGGAAGAAGTGAAGGGACGTGCTGATTTACTCTAA
- the rpsG gene encoding 30S ribosomal protein S7, whose product MRKAKPKKRVILPDPVFNDQKVSKFVNHLMYDGKKNTSYEIFYAALETVKVKLPNEEKSALEIWKKALDNVTPQVEVKSRRVGGATFQVPTEIRPDRKESISMKNLILFARKRGGKSMADKLAAEIMDAFNEQGGAYKRKEDMHRMAEANRAFAHFRF is encoded by the coding sequence ATGAGAAAAGCAAAACCTAAAAAACGCGTTATCCTTCCGGATCCCGTTTTTAATGATCAAAAGGTTTCTAAGTTTGTAAACCACTTGATGTATGATGGTAAAAAGAATACATCTTATGAAATCTTTTATGCCGCTCTGGAAACAGTGAAAGTAAAACTTCCTAATGAAGAAAAATCTGCTCTCGAAATCTGGAAAAAGGCTTTGGATAATGTGACTCCGCAAGTGGAAGTTAAGTCTCGCCGTGTAGGTGGTGCTACTTTCCAAGTTCCTACAGAAATCCGTCCGGACCGTAAGGAATCAATCTCAATGAAGAACTTGATTCTGTTTGCTCGTAAAAGAGGTGGTAAATCAATGGCTGATAAGTTAGCTGCTGAAATCATGGATGCCTTCAATGAACAAGGTGGTGCATACAAGCGTAAAGAAGATATGCATAGAATGGCTGAAGCTAACCGTGCATTTGCTCATTTTAGATTCTAA
- the rpsL gene encoding 30S ribosomal protein S12, with the protein MPTIQQLVRKGREVLVEKSKSPALDSCPQRRGVCVRVYTTTPKKPNSAMRKVARVRLTNQKEVNSYIPGEGHNLQEHSIVLVRGGRVKDLPGVRYHIVRGTLDTAGVAGRTQRRSKYGAKRPKPGQAAPAKKK; encoded by the coding sequence ATGCCTACAATTCAGCAATTAGTAAGAAAAGGACGCGAAGTGCTGGTGGAGAAAAGTAAATCTCCTGCCTTGGATTCATGTCCCCAAAGACGTGGCGTTTGCGTGAGAGTATATACTACTACTCCGAAGAAGCCGAACTCTGCAATGCGTAAAGTAGCTCGTGTACGTTTGACTAACCAAAAAGAGGTAAACTCTTACATTCCGGGAGAAGGACACAACTTGCAGGAACACTCAATCGTTTTGGTACGTGGCGGTCGTGTAAAGGACCTTCCGGGTGTACGTTATCACATCGTTCGTGGTACACTTGATACAGCAGGTGTTGCTGGCCGTACTCAAAGACGTTCTAAATACGGAGCTAAACGTCCGAAACCGGGACAAGCTGCACCAGCTAAAAAGAAATAA
- a CDS encoding DUF3467 domain-containing protein, translating to MEEQNNNGQLQIELKEEVAQGTYANLAIITHSSSEFILDFVRVMPGVPKAGVQSRIIVAPEHAKRLLRALEDNIAKYERVFGSIRISDESLISPLASVKGEA from the coding sequence ATGGAAGAACAAAATAACAACGGGCAGTTACAGATTGAATTAAAAGAAGAAGTTGCACAGGGAACTTATGCAAATCTTGCTATTATTACTCATTCGAGTTCTGAGTTTATTCTTGATTTTGTACGTGTGATGCCGGGTGTACCGAAAGCTGGTGTGCAATCTCGTATCATTGTAGCTCCTGAACATGCAAAACGCCTACTACGGGCATTGGAAGACAATATAGCTAAATATGAACGTGTATTCGGTTCGATCCGTATTTCTGATGAGTCTCTTATTTCTCCTTTGGCGAGTGTAAAAGGCGAAGCGTGA
- the rpoC gene encoding DNA-directed RNA polymerase subunit beta', whose product MAFRKENKTKSNFSKISIGLASPEEILENSSGEVLKPETINYRTYKPERDGLFCERIFGPIKDYECHCGKYKRIRYKGIVCDRCGVEVTEKKVRRERMGHIQLVVPVAHIWYFRSLPNKIGYLLGLPTKKLDSIIYYERYVVIQPGVKAEDGVAEYDLLSEEEYLDILDTLPKDNQYLEDNDPNKFIAKMGAEAIYDLLARLDLDALSYELRHRAGNDASQQRKNEALKRLQVVESFRASRGRNKPEWMIVRIVPVIPPELRPLVPLDGGRFATSDLNDLYRRVIIRNNRLKRLIEIKAPEVILRNEKRMLQESVDSLFDNSRKSSAVKTDANRPLKSLSDSLKGKQGRFRQNLLGKRVDYSARSVIVVGPELKMGECGIPKLMAAELYKPFIIRKLIERGIVKTVKSAKKIVDRKEPVIWDILEHVMKGHPVLLNRAPTLHRLGIQAFQPKMIEGKAIQLHPLACTAFNADFDGDQMAVHLPLSNEAILEAQMLMLQSHNILNPANGAPITVPAQDMVLGLYYITKLRAGAKGEGLTFYGPEEALIAYNEGKVDIHAPVKVIVKDVDENGNIVDVMRETSVGRVIVNEIVPPEAGYINTIISKKSLRDIISDVIKVCGVAKAADFLDGIKNLGYQMAFKGGLSFNLGDIIIPKEKETLVQKGYDEVEQVVNNYNMGFITNNERYNQVIDIWTHVNSELSNILMKTISSDDQGFNSVYMMLDSGARGSKEQIRQLSGMRGLMAKPQKAGAEGGQIIENPILSNFKEGLSVLEYFISTHGARKGLADTALKTADAGYLTRRLVDVSHDVIITEEDCGTLRGLVCTDLKNNDEVIATLYERILGRVSVHDIIHPTTGELLVAGGEEITEEIAKKIQDSPIESVEIRSVLTCEAKKGVCAKCYGRNLATSRMVQKGEAVGVIAAQSIGEPGTQLTLRTFHAGGTAANIAANASIVAKNNARLEFEELRTVDIVDEMGEAAKVVVGRLAEVRFVDVNTGIVLSTHNVPYGSTLYVGDGDLVEKGKLIAKWDPFNAVIITEATGKIEFEGVIENVTYKVESDEATGLREIIIIESKDKTKVPSAHILTEDGDLIRTYNLPVGGHVIIENGQKVKAGEVIVKIPRAVGKAGDITGGLPRVTELFEARNPSNPAVVSEIDGEVTMGKIKRGNREIIVTSKTGEVKKYLVALSKQILVQENDYVRAGTPLSDGATTPADILAIKGPTAVQEYIVNEVQDVYRLQGVKINDKHFEIIVRQMMRKVQIEEPGDTRFLEQQVVDKLEFMEENDRIWGKKVVVDAGDSQNLQPGQIVTARKLRDENSMLKRRDLKPVEVRDAVAATSTQILQGITRAALQTSSFMSAASFQETTKVLNEAAINGKIDKLEGMKENVICGHLIPAGTGQREFEKLIVGSKEEYDRILANKKTVLDYNEVE is encoded by the coding sequence ATGGCTTTTAGAAAAGAAAATAAGACGAAAAGTAATTTCTCGAAGATCTCAATTGGTCTGGCTTCTCCGGAAGAAATCCTTGAGAATTCGAGTGGTGAAGTTTTGAAGCCTGAAACCATTAATTACCGTACTTACAAACCCGAACGTGACGGTTTGTTTTGTGAACGCATTTTTGGTCCTATAAAGGACTATGAGTGTCATTGCGGTAAATACAAACGTATCCGTTATAAAGGTATCGTCTGCGACCGTTGTGGTGTGGAAGTTACTGAAAAGAAGGTACGTCGTGAGCGTATGGGACATATTCAGTTGGTGGTCCCGGTGGCTCACATTTGGTATTTCCGTTCGCTCCCTAATAAAATCGGTTATTTGCTCGGATTACCGACGAAGAAGTTGGATTCGATTATATACTACGAACGTTATGTTGTTATTCAGCCGGGTGTGAAAGCTGAAGATGGCGTAGCTGAATATGATTTGCTTTCTGAAGAAGAGTATCTGGATATTCTTGATACACTTCCGAAAGATAATCAATATCTTGAGGATAATGATCCAAACAAATTCATCGCTAAGATGGGTGCTGAAGCTATCTATGATTTGCTGGCTCGTTTGGACCTGGATGCTTTGTCTTACGAACTTCGTCATCGTGCTGGTAACGATGCATCACAGCAGCGTAAGAATGAAGCATTGAAACGTCTTCAGGTAGTAGAATCATTCCGTGCATCACGTGGACGTAACAAGCCGGAATGGATGATTGTACGTATTGTACCGGTTATCCCGCCTGAGCTTCGACCGTTGGTTCCGTTGGATGGTGGCCGTTTCGCTACCTCGGACTTGAATGATCTATATCGTCGTGTGATTATTCGTAACAACCGTCTGAAAAGACTGATCGAAATTAAGGCTCCGGAAGTGATTTTACGTAACGAAAAACGTATGCTTCAGGAATCTGTGGACTCATTGTTCGATAACTCACGTAAGTCAAGTGCAGTGAAGACAGATGCTAACCGTCCGTTGAAATCTTTGTCTGACAGTTTGAAAGGTAAACAGGGACGTTTCCGTCAGAACTTGTTAGGTAAACGTGTTGACTACTCTGCGCGTTCGGTAATCGTTGTTGGCCCGGAATTGAAGATGGGGGAATGCGGTATTCCTAAATTAATGGCTGCAGAATTGTACAAGCCGTTTATTATTCGTAAACTCATTGAACGTGGTATCGTTAAGACTGTTAAGTCTGCAAAGAAAATTGTTGACCGTAAGGAACCTGTGATCTGGGATATTCTGGAGCATGTAATGAAAGGACATCCTGTACTGTTGAACCGTGCACCGACATTGCACCGTTTGGGTATTCAGGCTTTCCAGCCTAAGATGATCGAAGGTAAGGCTATCCAGTTGCACCCCTTGGCATGTACGGCATTTAATGCCGACTTTGATGGTGACCAAATGGCTGTTCACTTGCCTTTGAGTAACGAAGCTATTCTTGAAGCACAAATGTTGATGCTTCAATCACATAATATCTTGAATCCGGCAAACGGTGCGCCTATTACTGTGCCTGCACAGGATATGGTTCTTGGTTTGTACTACATTACTAAGTTGCGTGCTGGTGCAAAAGGGGAAGGTTTGACGTTCTACGGACCGGAAGAAGCGTTGATTGCTTATAATGAAGGTAAGGTAGATATCCACGCTCCGGTGAAGGTAATCGTGAAAGACGTTGATGAAAATGGTAACATTGTAGACGTGATGCGCGAAACTTCCGTAGGTCGTGTGATTGTGAACGAAATCGTTCCGCCCGAAGCGGGTTATATCAATACTATTATCTCTAAGAAATCTCTTCGTGATATTATTAGTGATGTAATTAAGGTTTGTGGTGTAGCTAAAGCTGCTGACTTTCTGGATGGAATCAAGAATTTAGGTTACCAGATGGCATTCAAAGGTGGTCTGTCATTCAACTTAGGTGATATTATTATTCCGAAAGAAAAAGAAACACTGGTACAGAAAGGTTATGACGAAGTTGAGCAAGTCGTAAACAACTATAATATGGGTTTCATCACTAACAATGAACGTTATAACCAGGTGATTGATATATGGACGCATGTTAACTCAGAGTTGTCTAATATCTTGATGAAGACTATTTCTTCGGATGATCAAGGTTTCAACTCTGTATATATGATGCTTGACTCTGGTGCCCGTGGTTCTAAAGAACAGATTCGTCAGTTGTCTGGTATGCGTGGTTTGATGGCAAAACCGCAGAAAGCGGGAGCAGAAGGTGGGCAGATTATTGAAAACCCGATTTTGTCGAACTTTAAAGAAGGGCTTTCTGTGTTGGAGTACTTTATCTCTACTCACGGTGCTCGTAAAGGTTTGGCGGATACGGCTTTGAAGACTGCCGATGCCGGTTATCTGACTCGTCGTCTGGTTGACGTATCGCATGATGTGATTATTACAGAAGAAGACTGCGGTACACTCCGTGGATTGGTTTGTACAGACCTTAAAAATAACGATGAAGTTATTGCAACTCTGTACGAACGTATCTTAGGTCGTGTTTCCGTGCATGATATTATTCATCCTACTACCGGTGAACTGTTGGTTGCTGGTGGGGAAGAAATCACAGAAGAAATTGCCAAAAAGATTCAGGATTCTCCGATCGAGAGTGTTGAAATTCGTTCGGTATTGACTTGTGAAGCTAAGAAGGGTGTTTGTGCTAAGTGTTATGGACGTAACCTTGCTACGAGCCGTATGGTTCAGAAAGGTGAAGCTGTCGGCGTAATTGCTGCTCAGTCTATCGGTGAGCCGGGTACACAGTTGACATTGCGTACATTCCACGCAGGTGGTACTGCTGCCAATATTGCAGCTAATGCAAGTATTGTTGCTAAAAATAATGCACGTCTTGAGTTTGAAGAGTTGCGTACAGTAGATATTGTAGATGAAATGGGTGAAGCTGCGAAGGTGGTAGTAGGTCGTTTGGCTGAAGTTCGTTTCGTAGACGTGAACACTGGAATCGTTCTTTCTACTCATAATGTTCCTTATGGTTCAACACTGTATGTTGGTGACGGTGATTTGGTAGAAAAAGGCAAGTTGATTGCTAAATGGGACCCGTTCAACGCTGTTATTATAACTGAAGCAACCGGTAAGATCGAATTTGAGGGCGTAATTGAAAACGTTACTTATAAGGTTGAGTCGGATGAAGCAACAGGCCTTCGTGAAATTATTATTATTGAATCTAAGGATAAGACAAAAGTTCCTTCGGCTCATATTTTAACAGAAGACGGTGACTTGATCCGTACGTATAACTTACCGGTAGGTGGTCACGTGATTATTGAAAACGGTCAGAAAGTGAAAGCTGGTGAAGTAATCGTGAAGATTCCGCGTGCCGTTGGTAAGGCAGGTGATATCACGGGTGGTCTTCCTCGTGTAACCGAATTGTTTGAAGCTCGTAACCCGTCGAATCCAGCTGTCGTTTCTGAAATCGATGGTGAGGTGACAATGGGTAAGATCAAACGTGGTAACCGTGAGATCATCGTAACTTCCAAGACTGGTGAAGTTAAGAAGTATCTGGTTGCATTATCTAAACAAATCTTGGTGCAGGAGAATGACTATGTACGTGCTGGTACTCCATTGTCTGACGGTGCCACTACACCGGCGGATATTTTGGCGATTAAAGGTCCTACGGCTGTACAGGAATATATCGTAAATGAAGTTCAGGATGTATATCGTTTGCAGGGTGTGAAGATCAATGACAAGCACTTCGAGATTATTGTCCGTCAGATGATGCGTAAGGTACAGATTGAAGAGCCGGGTGATACTCGCTTCTTGGAGCAACAAGTTGTTGACAAGTTGGAGTTCATGGAAGAAAACGATCGTATTTGGGGTAAAAAAGTTGTGGTTGATGCTGGAGATTCTCAAAACCTACAACCGGGACAGATTGTTACTGCTCGTAAGTTGCGTGATGAGAACAGTATGCTGAAACGTCGTGACTTGAAACCTGTTGAGGTTCGTGACGCTGTGGCTGCTACATCTACTCAGATTCTTCAAGGTATAACACGTGCTGCTTTGCAGACTTCAAGCTTTATGTCAGCTGCTTCTTTCCAGGAAACAACGAAAGTATTGAATGAGGCTGCTATCAACGGTAAGATTGATAAATTGGAAGGTATGAAGGAAAATGTGATTTGTGGTCATTTGATTCCGGCTGGTACAGGTCAGCGTGAATTTGAGAAACTTATTGTTGGTTCAAAAGAAGAATATGATCGTATTTTGGCTAATAAGAAAACAGTACTTGACTACAACGAAGTAGAATAA